In Montipora capricornis isolate CH-2021 chromosome 4, ASM3666992v2, whole genome shotgun sequence, the DNA window AGAGAGTTATCGAAGAACTTGAGGAGAAATGTTTGTCTCTCGAAAATCGTGCTGTATCATTGGAACAGGAAAATGACTCACTAAGGCTTGCATTAAGGCTTATTTTACGAGAAAAGAACGAAGAAGACTCCCATCACCAGCAAGAGACGAACGAGTGtttttatcaagtgaaaaacTCGGGCACGAATGTTGGGTGTAATAAACGCAACCAACGTAAAATGTCAACTCAGAATAATATCGTGACGCGTAACAGGTTTGAGATCCTTAGTGATGCACAAGATGATCCAACAGAGACAGAGGCAGCAACACACAAAATCATCCGGCGACGGCAAAACCATCAACGGGCGTCATATAGGTCGTCTCGCAGTAATCCTAGTGAACCAAGCGAAACTTCTGCTAACGATGATTTACGCGGTGAGGTCGGCAGAGAGAGGAGTGCCAGCAGTAAGTTTACAACCCTATTGATTGGGGACTCCATGGTCAAGGATATTCACGGTaagaaattagcgaaagcagtaGGGCACCGAGTGGTGGTAAAGTCATTTTCTGGAGCCACAACCAAAGCCATGAAAGATTACTTAAAGCCTAATTTAGAGCTCCAGCCTGATGAAGTGGTGCTACATGTAGGTACAAACGATCTGAAGGCTAAAAACGGCAAAACATCTAAAGAAGTTGCAGAAGCTATTGTTGATCTCGCTAAACAGATAGAGGGGTCTTCCGAAGCTCAAGTCATAGTCTCAGGACTTGTAACACGAAAGGACAAGCTTAATGATAAAGTCTCAGAGGTGAACAAGCACTTGACGAAGTTTTGTCGTCAGAATGATTGGAGATTTATTGAACACAATAATATAAACGAAAAGGGGTTAAACCGTGGAGGTCTACACCTGAATTTTGCAGGTAACAAGcgtatttttaagaatttttatcaTGGTCTAGCTCATTGAACTTTTACTATGCCTTCCATTAATGCCGTGCCGTTGGAAGGCAACAGTCAGGAGTCATCGAGAAGTCCGACTCAAAATCCTATTGATCGTTCTCGAGTATTGCCCTCCAAACGCGGTTTTAAGCTGGCCTCGttgaatataaataaattgaccACTCATCTTGATGAACTCAAGATCTTTCTCGTAAGTAACGATATAGATGTTCTCGCAATTAACGAGACTAAACTAAATGAATACATCACCGATAATGAGGTCAGTATCTCTGGTTATGATATAGTTAGACGTGATAGAACTACATATGGAGGTGGGGGCGTttgcttttatgtaaaaaagtcaATTAACTTTTCGGTGCGCAACGATCTTTGCATGGACAGTCTTGAGAACCTTTGTATTGAAATACGCAAACCTCGTTCTAAATCATTTATTGTTGCTACGTGGTATAGACCACCTACTTCGCTTGTTAGTATATTTTCACCTTTTGAAGAGTTGATTGGGAAATTGGATTCCCTTAATACTGAATTCTACCTTTTAGGGGATCTAAATTGCAATATGGCCGCATCCCAGTTTGACAGCGATACACGCAAATTATTAACTATCACGGATGTTTATGGTCTTCAACAACTCATAACAGAACCAACAAGAGTAACCGAAACTTCtgcaacattgattgatttaatttttactaactgtcctgacaaggtgttatgctcaggtgtgcgtcatattggcattagcgatcacagcatggtctatgtctatcgaaaattagccattaatggacagagtaagggtcacactaatataacctataggaattttcgaagttttgaccgtgataaatttcgtagcgatgttgcatctcaagattgggatcacataaacaattcttccaatccaaatgatatgtggaatgaatggaaggaatcctttttggctattgttaacaagcacgctccattgagaaccactcgtgttcgcgcgcggggttccccatggattacttctgagcttaaaaaacagatgcacgatcgagatattttgaaactcagagcaattagatcaaaaaatcctaatgattgggttcactttaaaagacagcggaacaaagtcaatagtgcgactaggctagcgaagcaagtttattatcaaaatatgctaaacgagcataagggtgattcccgcaaaacctggcagatcatcaatgagctgtcttcccgaaatttcgtggaaacgtctgtgaaacaactgaatgtaaatgagcaatcagtaacagctccagcagaaatagcgcatgaatttaatcgttattttgctaccattggcccgaaacttgctagtgatattccttcttcagatggcaacagctatctgaattatctcactagcacggataaggagtttcagttccgcccaacctccacaaatgaagtattttcactgctgaataaactgaaaaaatcaaaggcagtcggccttgacaaaatttcttctcgacttattcgtgaatgcgcggatcttatttgcaaaccgctgtgctatattttcaatcagtcattaaatgtaggtgtgttcccagacgactggaagtgtgcacgggtcactccactattcaaacaaggggaacgtgatgacctaaacaattaccgcccaatttccgttatcccggttatagccaaagtgttcgaaagaatagtttataaccaattatatgcgtacctaacaaagcataacgtaatatgtaaatgccaatctggttttcgctctattcattccaccgttacggctttacttggggctacggatacttgggcttacaacattgaccgaggaaaaataaacgctgttgttttcctagacctaaaaaaagcttttgatacggttaatcacgagatccttttatctaaattaaataattacggcatacatggcatttcttacaactggtttaagtcctatttggacaaccgcactcaaaagtgttccattaatggatcactttctaaaacttgctcactaagttgcggcgtccctcaagggactattttgggtccattgttgtttttgctatatatcaatgatctgccaaactgtctaacgaattgtatgccatggatgtacgcagatgacacccacctaacatatgcgggtgacaatacaggcgacatagaatcaagacttaaccatgatctagaaaatgttaaaaaatggttgatagcaaacaaacttaccctgaacatgacaaaatttatgctgattggatcaaggcagaggttgtatgctctcacaaatcctccaattcccgagattaatggtgctcctatcactcaagtttctgttgctaaatccctgggcgtgcttattgataataatcttaactggagtagccatgtcgataaactgacaaagaaagtagcttctggaattggagccctcaaacgtataaggcatctcgttcctcagacaccattgcgctctatttatcacgctttacttcaaccgcactttgactactgcaatgtcgtctggggaaactgtggtatcacgttacatgacaaattacaaaaactgcaaaatagagcagccagagttttgaccttctctaattttgatgcaaatgctagcgagctattcaaaattttaggctggaaaaatctagttagccagcaacaaattgcgctggccacaatggtctataagtgtcttcaggggctagcaccggaatatctatgttctaaatttacaaaccgcgaatctgtttatagtttaagagactctgaaagaaagcttaatgttccgtttccgcggacaaattattatagaaacagcttcagctatagaggtgctactgtctggaatagcttacccctcaaagcgagacaagcagagtctcttgggcttttcaaaaatctgattaaagacatattttagtataaagcacggcattcatggaaagcagctttagaattaatatagtattatagtaattgtattttattgtaatcattttaaaattttaccctttgtaatttagattttagcattgtttgtaatcttagctgatgattttaccgtgcataaataataaaatatcaaaatatcatatCAAATATCAAATATCAGAGGTAATAATATTCCCTTCTTCTAAGGCGCGTGCGCGGAGCACcgtagttaagaaaatgtggtaacccatcgctGCGAGAAACTTTGGTTTTATCCAAGATAGAAGGTCAAATAAAGTTTTATAACTACTACGTGGTGTATAAGGGAACATCATCAATACCCTGTGTACCGCATTTCCATGTGAAGTAGTTGACGCAGTGTACTGTGATTAACGTAGCGTACACATGACATCGGGCGCTTTAATTATTATCGTGGCGAGAATCGAGCGAAATAAAGGCGATCTTCCTTGCACTGGTACTGACgttggcatttgaaggcgtgACAGCGGTTAGCGAAGGAAAAAAACGCTAGAGAGGTGGGGTCGCTGACGTTTCGTGAGGTTTGGTGTGTATTTAATAATATACCTGATGTTCCACTTCCACCTCATTTTAGTAAAGCGATGCATGGAAATGAGATGGCTAACTTCTTCTCTGAAAAGATCAGTAACATAAGATCCAAATTCAATTAGTGTACAACTGACGGTTGTCAAGATTGTGCACCCATTATGGATCCACAAACTCCGTCATTTAGCAGTTTCCAAGCAATCACGGAAGGAGAAGCTCACAGCATTATCATGAATGTGGCTAAGAAATCGTCTACCCTTGATCCGATACCCACACCTCTGGTAGTCAAATTCATTGATGTCTTTCTACTAGTGATGACTAAAATGATAAACATTTCACTTGATAGTGGTCATTTTCCCTCATTATGGAGAGAAGCCTTAGTTCTGCCAACTCTTAAGAAGACTGATCTCGACGCTGTTTTCAAGAATTACCGGCCTGTAATTAATCTTTCCTTTATTTCAAAAGTTGCTGAAagagctgtgtttattcaaattGACAATCATATGAAAAAAACATGATCTTTACCCGCCGCTACAGTCTGCCTACAGAAAGAACCATAGTACAGAAACGGCCCTTTTGAAAGTTACTAACGATATTCCGATGAAAATGAATTCTCAGCATGCTGTTCTACTTGTCTTGATAGACTTGAGCGTGGTCTCCGATACAGTTGATCACTGTTTACTTCTGCGTAGACTTCAAACTTTTGGAATTTCTGGAGCACCATTAGATTGGATCACCTCGTACTTGATGGCCAGAAGACAACGTGTTTCTATTTCCGGCGCCCTCCCTGACAGTCTCTCTCTTGATTGAGActctgccagggtaaattccgacattCAAGCGACATCgcctaaaaagtagcgacagcacttaaagtgaaatcgcgacaaacgacatcctttcCTAAAATTTCCGACAGAAACGGTCACAGCAACGtaaaacattgacaaagcaccgACACGAGATgatttaaaattcagacaagcgacacggGATCCCCCACTGGCAGGGCCTCTTGAATGGGGTGTTCCACAAGGATCCTGGCTTGGTCCCCCATTTTACATCATCTACTCTTCAAAACTATTCCACATCATTGAACGACATCTTCCAGATTCTCTCTGCTATGCGGATGAATCACAATTTTATCTCTCCTTATGTCTAGCCAACAAGACGCTATAACTGCCAAGCAAAATTGTATAAAGGACATACGCTTATGGATGGAACACGACAAACTCCTTCTCAATGATGAAAAAACGGAATTTCTTATCATAGGAACCCCACAACAGTTATCTAAAGTTAATATTTCTTCAAATGTCGTGGGCAACTCTGATGTAATGAGATCGTCAGTTGAGAAAAATCTCAGTGTTTTTATTGATGACAAGCCGTCGATGAACTCACTCATAAAATTTGTAATAGATCATTCATTCTATTATCTTCATAAcattaaggtggctggaaccagtttcaccacatTTAGAGATCTTCTTAttagatgggttataactactatactgtatcacgtaacagcaatgttatggtaccatatgaaacaccaattattgcttaacaaaatgcgctcacaattttgacgtaataggttaccatggcaacatgaaagctcttcaaaaagaccctatatttcgtctttacttgcttatatcttaataatgaactcggtgacccccattttttattgtaaaatagtaattagcaatttgggataggactatctgcaaagttaaaaaaaattcttgggagccaattcagagctaccttaaattttcgaaaaattaaggtagctctgaattggctcccaagaatttttttaaactttgctgatagttctatctcaagatgctaattactattctacaataaaaaatgggggtcaccgagttcattattaaggtataagcaagtaaagacgaaatatagggtgtttttgaagagctttcatgttgccatggtaacctattccgtcaaaatagtgagcgcattttgttaagtaataattggtgtttgatatggtaccataacatttcttttacgtgatacagttttgtagtgacaacTCTTCTAATTAAAAGgtccttaaaagtagtgaaactggttccagccaccttaagcgaaaaagaaaacatttatcGCGCAACTCCACGGAGACCTTAATTCATGCGTTTGTGTCAAGCCGATTAGATTACTGTAACAGCTTGGACTGCCACAGGCACAAACTGGTAAGATACAAAGAGTTCAGAATCAGCTGCAAGCCTAATGTTCAAGCAACCAAAGTTCAGCCATATCGCACCAGTTGCACAAGTTCGTGCACTGCAGACACGCCAAATTTAGCTTCGTGCGAAGTCCCTTATTTAAACCGATCTCATCATGCCAGTCACTATTAAAGCTTTAAGGAAGGAAAACAACGGCCTTAGGAATCAAATTAATGCAGTAACAAAGGAACTGAAGAATCTGCAAGCGAGAATCGATGGCAAAATGACGAAGGAGACAAGTCGATCCTCGCCGCCATCTTCTCCTGTCGATCAGGCGGAGGTTTCGAAGAGTAGCGAGTTCCTGGGCCTTGAATGTGATGACTTAAATAAATTTCGAGGTAAAATTTTAGAAGAAATATCTAATCTTAAAGCCACCCTGGAAGTTATTGCCGAAAAAGTAGATGACCTGGCTCAGACCATTGAAGAGTTTCAAGCTTACAGTTATGGCTTTAATGTTAAAATATTGGGTATACCGGAATGTACGAGCCAAGAGTCTGCTTTGCAAACTAGTAATCTCTGTGTTGCGATCTTCAACAAAATGGGTGCAGAAGTTACAGTAACTGATATTGACATTGCCCATCGTGTGAAGCCAAGGATGCCTTCCAACCGGCCGAAGCCGATCATTTGCAAATTCAACAGGCGATTAGCCCGTGAAGAAGTGATGAAACAAAGGACCGCAATTTCACTTGTTTAACCTCGCGAAATTGGTCTATCAGATGATGTGATATTAAGCAATGCGAAAATTGTTGACCATCTGACGCCTTCTGCTCAAGAATCATTTGCAGGTGCTAAATCGTTCAAGGAACAACATCAGTTCAGCTACTGCTGAATGAAGAACGGTTTCGTTTATCTAAGGAGATCAGATAGTAGCCGCCCAATAAGGATCGAGAACATCGCAGACCTTCATATTCTGGCTCAAGACGATTTAGAGTAGGATTCCAAAATGCATATGTAGGTTAATTTAACtgatgtatttattttttactatGAATACGGCCCTAGTGCTTATTTCGTGAACTTCCATATGATAGTATTGAATTCATAGAGGTCCATGGTCAATTTAACAACAATTTAAATAACAATCTAACCACTAAAAAACAGCTCCAATGCCTGAAGAGTCTGCATGATCTTGATGTATTCAGTCTAAACTTTAACACTAGTGTAAACCCAGATCATAACTTAAATTACAAACGTAtaaaatgtaattattattctcCATATGGTTTTAGTCAGCAGAAATCCTTTCTATCAAGCGGATCATCTTTTTCGTTATTGCACAATAACGTGAAAAGTCTACGGTGTAGTCTGGACAATTTTCAGTCTCATCTTTTGGAGGAATTACAACTACATTTCAGTGTCATCGGGATTACAGAAACTAAAATTACAAATTCTAATTTGTCCCTTGATTTCGATTCTTCAATACCTAATTATCGCTTCGAATACGTACCTACACCTCTATCGGCAGGAGGTGTGGGTATATATGTATATTCACAATGACTTTATGCAGTTATTGAAAGAACATGTGATGAAGCTTTCCAGGCTCTGTGAGTCGAAATTCGCCTTGCAAAAAAATCCACTGTTATTTGTGGAGTTATT includes these proteins:
- the LOC138046393 gene encoding uncharacterized protein is translated as MPVTIKALRKENNGLRNQINAVTKELKNLQARIDGKMTKETSRSSPPSSPVDQAEVSKSSEFLGLECDDLNKFRGKILEEISNLKATLEVIAEKVDDLAQTIEEFQAYSYGFNVKILGIPECTSQESALQTSNLCVAIFNKMGAEVTVTDIDIAHRVKPRMPSNRPKPIICKFNRRLAREEVMKQRTAISLV